The Anomaloglossus baeobatrachus isolate aAnoBae1 chromosome 4, aAnoBae1.hap1, whole genome shotgun sequence genome contains the following window.
TGTGATACTATGGATTTATCTGAGTGACGTCATCTTCAGCTCTTGGAAATCCGTGCATGCGCACTTGCCATTCGCGCAATCTTCTTATCCGGGTGTTTGCTTGTTGGTttgtgcatgatcagaagactcctgcggttccgaccatgcgcagagcgcatctAAAGCCAGTATGTAAACATCCGTATATGATGGTTGCGCGAATGAGAAGTGCGCAAGcgcaggatctccaggagctgacggtgatgtcgctcatgtaaatccatggtatcacacccataggggcgtgataccacggaaagcatgcaaatgccTCTGGGGCGATGTGATACTTAGGGGACtagaacatgtaagttataaaacttttttctaTAAATtattattacacaatattacaacacagggatgggtaggaagggatttCTAGGCCACACCTCACCCTACTTGTAGGTTGGAacacataagggacctgacaggttccctttaacttaaagTTCGGCTGCACCCGTAGATCTGAACTTcagtgggtctgctcatctctaactaTAATCTAAATTCCTAAGATTAGGAAGGAAAAATCTCTGCAGAGTTTCTGCACTGAATAGAGTGTGTTCAATATGTTTCAGCCCAACTTTTAAGGTAGAGTGTGGTGGATGTGCATATGTATTACTCCTAAAAAAAATGTCTTTTGTTAAATATAAATCCCATGATTAAACCGCATTTTCTATTTTATAGAATTTTATTTTTAGACGAAAATTCTAACATCTAGTACGACCCGTCAATGCAAGAATTTGTCACCGCTATCAGCACATTCATTTCTGCATCTGCATATGTGGGAAAAAATCATTTTAATTGTCATCGTCGTTTCAATGGAATATAACATCACAATTGTGACTGAAATAATTCTTTTAGGTTTTCAAAATTTCCAACGTATAAagaattttttcttctttttgctgCTTTTGACTTATTGTGTGACCGTATGTGGAAACCtcctgatcattctggtggtgtCCTCCAGCCGATCGCTCCACTCCCCCATGTACTTCTTCCTCACACAACTCTCCTTCTCAGATATTCTCCTCTCCACCACCATTGTACCCAACTTGCTCCGTGTTGTGCTGTATGAGGGAATTTCTTTGCCTTTTATTGGATGTTTAACTCAATTTTATTGTTTTTCCGCTACAGAATCAATAGAATGTCTTCTCCTGACCATGATGTCCTATGACCGGTATCAGGCCATCTGTAACCCTTTACACTACAACTCGGTCATGACTGTTAGATTTTGTGTACAAAGTATTTTTCTCTCATGGTTGTTTGTGTTTCTTGTAATATTGATGATTTCTGTCACAATGAGTTATTTATTATTTTGTGGACCAAACGTCATTGACCATTTTTTCTGTGACTTTGACCCAATACTTGCACTTTCCTGCTCGGACACTTTGCTAGTGAAGATGGAAAGTCGGTTAATAGCTGTTCCTTTAGTTATTTGTCCATTCTTAGTTATAATAGtttcatacatatatataattgTCACCATACTGAAGATCCCATCTGTGACCAGACGGCAGAAGaccttctccacctgcagctcccacTTGGCCGTGGTGTTTTTATATTATGGGTCACTTATTAGCATCTATTTATCTCCAAATATGAACAATGCAAAGAAATTTCTCTCACTTTTCTACAATGTTGTCACTCCTCTAATTAACCCCATGATTTACAGCTTTAGAAACAAAGATATTAAGAGGGCCTTAGTGAGGATTTTACAACAAGTGCACAATAAGTTTGACAAATGTTAGTTCATTCATCTTTATTTCTCTACCAGTCAAGTGAACGGAAATACGGTAAATATTATAGAGTAGGGAATGTAAAGAGGTATTCGATAGATTACAAATATTTAAAGAATGGTGTTCTTCATCTTAAGAATAGAAAAAGATTTGTGTAACAGATTATAGGACTCCTTTATGCTCTTTTATATTAATCCATGGAAAAGTTAATGAATTGAAATCATTTTTATTaggttttatttttaaattatatcaTATTTTTAACTATTATTTTTGTGGCGCTCTGAGACTTTAGTCGCCAAAGAGAATGGAACCTTATTTTAGGTGTGATATTTGCCTCAGGTAAGATggtggggttaatcaccggtgttccacatttcacacttaaggcccctttacacactgcaacatcgctaacgacaacgctgtaacgtcaccggttttgtgatgtaatagcgacctccccagcgacattgcagtgtgtaaaacgcatcagtgacctggcccccacTGTGAGGTTGCTGGacactacaaatctttcaggaccattttttggtcctttgtttcccactgagcagcatgcattggtgtgttttacaccgttacaacgacttcgttagcaacttccctttcaaatagctgctttaatatgtccccaatgaccagctaggtcattctgcaggtccgtatcgctgctgcgtcattggccaggtctgcctgtttgacagctcaccagcgactcaccaaagactttgtagtgatcccggccaggttgggatcgctggtgagatcactagaaagtctcagtgtgtaaaggggcctttacataaAGCTCATGAGCCTTCTCCCAGGggtggatggctcagggtaggcaggggggtggccatcatgagtcatGGGACTTTCCCCGGTCATTGAAGCAAGCCACTTAGAAGTAGGAGCACACTCACACAATTACTAGTCAGTCTACCCGAGACACCAGTTCTGGGGCATGATACCATCATATCTTTCTTCTCTTCATGGGACCTGGGGCTGGGAGCGGAACGTTCAGCCGAGGTGCCTCACAgcaggaagggcaactctgaaaaagaactttcttcttctttccaacactggcgacttctcctaacttatccgggGTCTACGGAGTCCAACACAGCGGGTGACAAGTATTATCCGGGTGAGCGGCACAAcataaagagtgagtaaagacacctgcaaCTGCAGCAATTGACTCTGACTCGTAATTACCTGCACCGCCGCCCCGCACCTcggcactactcccctcatcatcctccccggggaccGTGCCACCTGTGGACAGCAATACCATCTCGGGCTGCTgctaccatccgccctggaggacagcgacagccgcagcagcagctaaatccctggctgcataccacaggtggcatcacaacatttTTACTTATACTACACCCATCATCTTccttccttattggtgtacacctcgatgTATGATGATGAGTAACGCAGGTACGAGACGCCCCATGCCTGACCACCACAGCCCCAAGGGGGGTACATATTTTATTTAAAGTTTAAATTTTTGTGTATTCTCCCTTGCATTTTTGCTGTTCTATgttgtgatgagcagacactaaaatgctcaagtgctcggttcaCAAAACAGTGGTGTTCCGCGCCCCCTTGCAAACTGGGACAGGAAACAAGATCAGATAAGTGTGTTTGCCGAGGTCCCACAGCAGGTCCAGTTTAGCCTAGCTCACATCCATGGCCTTGGAGTGCACCACGATCAGTAGGATGGGCACTTCCCCATCCCTAAACGCACCCCTTGCACATTTTTAATTAGGTATTCAGCTAAGAGCGCTATTAATAAGGACTACAATAAAATACATGTAGGCCTGACAAGTACTTTTGGTTTCACATGACAGCAGGAAGGACTGTAAAGAAATAACCCCTGCCTATAGGCCTCTATTGCGAAACTAGCCCTTCTCCAGAAACTCTCACTAAAGTAAGTGTAATAAAGTATTGCATTATTAgcgaaaaaaatagatttttttacatTACAGCAGAAATGACTCTACGGCAATAAATTCTGCATAGATGCCTATAAAATATTATTTCTAAATGGTATCAAGACTAAAAGAGAATACATAtgggacgccctggcaaaaccaggtagtcacagataggcccccgcataacaccttaccTCATCTagaaaacacacagccgacctgaaaccctagtcaccccccttagggaaagacagacacaacaGTGGGTGGGACAAGGTGGTTGGACACACCCTCTCCcagggggtctagacagcccggggcgggaaaacaatagTTGgttcagtttgtagttcaagtggagaggagtgtgggctggaactaggtttagctccagcagagaaagttcaagttgaacggtgccagggttggagccctggtgccttggctaggaggcagacggtggtctccatcagcaggagatgggaaaacggctcggcagaaccgaggtggactgggacagggttgtagcccgaagGTACCGTCACGGgggaccgacccagaaaccgtagcacaaaggagggtactcggaccctgaaaccaggaccggaaactagtggcctggttaattaactgattgaggccaggattataggtcctgtcccacccaaagtccttcatagaagacaacagcccactgatagggatagaccgccagggcccatagtttCCACAGACCAGTGTCTGCGGGCATGGCTTCTTAGGCAACATCCAGCCGGGAgaagactcctgagttccagataaggcagtccaccatacacaaagtcagtgcagagaaaaaatgacagagaccaccagcccgggtgggggaccctaatgcaaccggctgcggcggccggccaccagcaccttggtttaccaaaagactcgtgtggtttatTGACTGTGTTGTCGTTATACCCtgtacaaagacactgggtcccggggcaaccatccctacccacggaggggttaacatctagctgccactacatctcccccgggtgcccacaaCAGctgtggtggtgtcccacttcaccacacaccacgggtgacgtcacgaacttaatacggcctatccTGTACATCTACGTCCATGTCccactttttattcggcgtgtccgcgagacccccgggtccggagaccctcgaaccacccccatagaaggtccggatccaaacagcggcagctgctggcacgggggcggcacacacacatatatatatatatatatatatatatatatatatatatatatatatcatagtatcatagtttttaaggttgaagggagactctaagtccatctagttcaacccgtagcctaacatgttgatccagaggaaggcaaaaaaaaccccaatgtggcaaacaagtttcaatgggaaaaaaatttccttcctgactccacatccggcaatcagactagttccctggatcaataccctgtcataaaatctaatatacatagctggtaatattaaatttttcaacaaaggcatccaggctctgcttaaatgttagtagtgaatcactcattacaacatcatgcggcagagagttccattgtctcactgctcgtacagtaaagaatcctcgtctgtgattatgattaaaccttctttcctcaagacgtagcggatgcccccgtgttccagtcgcaggcctaggtgtaaaaagatctttggaaaggtctctgtactgtcccctcatatatttatacattgtgattagatcccccctaagccttcgtttttccaaactaaataaccccaagtttaataacctgtcttggtattgcagcccacccattcctctaataatcttggtggtcttctctgcaccctctccagttcagcta
Protein-coding sequences here:
- the LOC142302952 gene encoding olfactory receptor 1468-like, with product MGNPGSRAILRVVDYLDDVIVLISQEGEAQMVMFEVQRYSEVSRTKINQTKILTSSTTRQCKNLSPLSAHSFLHLHMWEKIILIVIVVSMEYNITIVTEIILLGFQNFQRIKNFFFFLLLLTYCVTVCGNLLIILVVSSSRSLHSPMYFFLTQLSFSDILLSTTIVPNLLRVVLYEGISLPFIGCLTQFYCFSATESIECLLLTMMSYDRYQAICNPLHYNSVMTVRFCVQSIFLSWLFVFLVILMISVTMSYLLFCGPNVIDHFFCDFDPILALSCSDTLLVKMESRLIAVPLVICPFLVIIVSYIYIIVTILKIPSVTRRQKTFSTCSSHLAVVFLYYGSLISIYLSPNMNNAKKFLSLFYNVVTPLINPMIYSFRNKDIKRALVRILQQVHNKFDKC